The Methanobrevibacter ruminantium DNA window TTTTCTATCATTTTCTTTATTTTTGATAGTCATTGCTCTTAATCAAATTTAAACTCTTTATTTTCTATCATTTCTTTTAATTTCAATGATAATTTGTTTGCTCTTAATCTATCTGATTGTCTGCAAATGATTGGAATGTTAACTTCATTTCCATTGATTTTTAAATTAACATCACCGGTATTCATATCAAATGCATTGTTAGGACAGTAATTTGCACACATTCCACAACCGAAACAATATGTGAAGTCAATTCTTTCACTTGCAAATGCATTTGTAGGGCATATTTCCTCTACAATGCATGAATCACATTTTAAACATTTGTCGCTATCATATTTTGGTCTCAAATCATTTTCTGCCCATAATTTTCCATAATCTGTTTCACCCAAAGGCAAATGACGTCCTTTTATGTCTGCCACTGGAATCTTAACATCTTCATCCATTATAAGTAAGTTATTATAAATCTCTTCAGTCAATACAGGGATCGGTATTGCTACAGTATCATAAACCTCTCCTCCTTGCCCTGTCTTAAATCCTCCCATATAGTATGGATCCATTTTAGTAAGGTCTGCAGATAACATCAAGTTTGGCTTTTCAGGGCTTGACCTTGTTCCATTGCCTAATATGTAACCTTGGGTTCCATTCAAAAGGACTTTAGTTCCTTCCTTAATAATATTTTGAGCACAGTCGTTTTGAAGCGGATTCAATGCTCCACAGCCTGAAAATGTCAGTCCCCTTAAGTTTCCTTCAAGAGGTATCGCTCCAAATATTGATGAGACTGATTCCTCATTAGGATTTGTGAATGCGGTATAATTCTTAAATGACATACGTGAGCCTATAATCTGTGCTCTGGTAATGTCTTTCATGGTTATCTTATTTTCTATTGTTTTTCCATCAGCGCTTTCAACTCTTACGTCAATTTCCTTCCCGTCAAGAATGTCCTTAAGCAAGAATCCTCCGCCGTAGCTTTCATCATAGATTGAATGGGCTGTTCCATGAAGTATCACATCAACTGAACCGAGCCATTCATTTGGGCATGGTCCTGCATAAGCCGGAACTCCATTTAAGTAAACTTCGCTGGCTCTTATGAATTCTCCTGGTTCCGAGACTATAAAGTTTAAAATAGCTGCGGTTCCACTCATTACACCACAGGTACCGCATGTAACAACATCAACTTCTTCAAAGCTCGGTGCATCGTCATCCTTAATGAGCTTTTTGAATTCTTCGGCAGTGAAAATTTTAGCTTCACCATCT harbors:
- a CDS encoding methanogenesis marker 16 metalloprotein → MTNKRSIAEINQKIEDGEAKIFTAEEFKKLIKDDDAPSFEEVDVVTCGTCGVMSGTAAILNFIVSEPGEFIRASEVYLNGVPAYAGPCPNEWLGSVDVILHGTAHSIYDESYGGGFLLKDILDGKEIDVRVESADGKTIENKITMKDITRAQIIGSRMSFKNYTAFTNPNEESVSSIFGAIPLEGNLRGLTFSGCGALNPLQNDCAQNIIKEGTKVLLNGTQGYILGNGTRSSPEKPNLMLSADLTKMDPYYMGGFKTGQGGEVYDTVAIPIPVLTEEIYNNLLIMDEDVKIPVADIKGRHLPLGETDYGKLWAENDLRPKYDSDKCLKCDSCIVEEICPTNAFASERIDFTYCFGCGMCANYCPNNAFDMNTGDVNLKINGNEVNIPIICRQSDRLRANKLSLKLKEMIENKEFKFD